One Periophthalmus magnuspinnatus isolate fPerMag1 chromosome 8, fPerMag1.2.pri, whole genome shotgun sequence genomic window carries:
- the phb gene encoding prohibitin isoform X2 — MRSRASVSCVVRLRWRSQASAKNKVAVMAKLFESIGKLGLALAIGGGVVNSALYNVDAGHRAVIFDRFRGVQEIVVGEGTHFVIPWVQKPIIFDCRSRPRNVPVITGSKDLQNVNITLRILFRPVTNQLPRIFMSIGEDYDERVLPSITTEVLKSVVARFDAGELITQRELVSRQVSEDLTERASTFGLILDDVSLTHLTFGREFTEAVEMKQVAQQEAETARFVVEKAEQQKQASIISAEGDSQAALLIANSLMEAGDGLVELRKLEAAEDIAFQLSRSRNVTYLPSGQGTLLQLPQ, encoded by the exons ATGCGCAGTCGAGCTTCTGTCTCATGTGTGGTTCGACTCCGGTGGAGGTCACAGGCATCAGCAAAAAACA AGGTCGCTGTCATGGCCAAACTGTTTGAGAGCATTGGGAAGTTGGGTTTGGCCTTGGCCATTGGAGGAGGAGTTGTGAACTCTGCCTTGTATAATG TTGACGCCGGGCATAGAGCTGTTATATTTGACCGGTTCCGGGGGGTCCAGGAGATCGTTGTCGGTGAAGGAACCCACTTCGTCATCCCTTGGGTTCAAAAGCCAATTATCTTCGATTGTCGTTCCCGCCCACGCAATGTGCCAGTCATCACTGGCAGCAAAG ATCTGCAAAATGTAAACATCACGTTGCGTATTCTGTTCCGACCGGTGACCAATCAGCTCCCACGCATCTTCATGAGCATCGGCGAAGACTATGATGAGAGAGTGCTGCCGTCCATCACCACAGAGGTCTTAAAATCCGTTGTG gccCGGTTTGACGCTGGCGAGCTCATCACACAGAGAGAGCTGGTGTCTAGACAAGTCAGCGAGGATCTGACCGAAAGAGCATCGACTTTTGGGCTCATTCTGGACGATGTCTCGTTG accCATCTCACTTTCGGAAGAGAGTTTACAGAGGCTGTTGAAATGAAGCAAGTGGCTCAACAAGAAGCTGAGACGGCCAGATTCGTCGTAGAAAAG GCTGAACAACAGAAGCAGGCCTCAATCATCTCCGCTGAGGGAGATTCCCAGGCTGCTTTGCTCATCGCTAACTCCCTGATGGAGGCTGGAGATGGTTTGGTGGAGCTGCGTAAACTCGAGGCTGCAGAGGACATTGCGTTCCAACTGTCCCGCTCTCGAAACGTTACCTACCTACCCTCAGGACAAGGCACGTTACTCCAGTTGCCCCAGTGA
- the phb gene encoding prohibitin isoform X1 — translation MAKLFESIGKLGLALAIGGGVVNSALYNVDAGHRAVIFDRFRGVQEIVVGEGTHFVIPWVQKPIIFDCRSRPRNVPVITGSKDLQNVNITLRILFRPVTNQLPRIFMSIGEDYDERVLPSITTEVLKSVVARFDAGELITQRELVSRQVSEDLTERASTFGLILDDVSLTHLTFGREFTEAVEMKQVAQQEAETARFVVEKAEQQKQASIISAEGDSQAALLIANSLMEAGDGLVELRKLEAAEDIAFQLSRSRNVTYLPSGQGTLLQLPQ, via the exons ATGGCCAAACTGTTTGAGAGCATTGGGAAGTTGGGTTTGGCCTTGGCCATTGGAGGAGGAGTTGTGAACTCTGCCTTGTATAATG TTGACGCCGGGCATAGAGCTGTTATATTTGACCGGTTCCGGGGGGTCCAGGAGATCGTTGTCGGTGAAGGAACCCACTTCGTCATCCCTTGGGTTCAAAAGCCAATTATCTTCGATTGTCGTTCCCGCCCACGCAATGTGCCAGTCATCACTGGCAGCAAAG ATCTGCAAAATGTAAACATCACGTTGCGTATTCTGTTCCGACCGGTGACCAATCAGCTCCCACGCATCTTCATGAGCATCGGCGAAGACTATGATGAGAGAGTGCTGCCGTCCATCACCACAGAGGTCTTAAAATCCGTTGTG gccCGGTTTGACGCTGGCGAGCTCATCACACAGAGAGAGCTGGTGTCTAGACAAGTCAGCGAGGATCTGACCGAAAGAGCATCGACTTTTGGGCTCATTCTGGACGATGTCTCGTTG accCATCTCACTTTCGGAAGAGAGTTTACAGAGGCTGTTGAAATGAAGCAAGTGGCTCAACAAGAAGCTGAGACGGCCAGATTCGTCGTAGAAAAG GCTGAACAACAGAAGCAGGCCTCAATCATCTCCGCTGAGGGAGATTCCCAGGCTGCTTTGCTCATCGCTAACTCCCTGATGGAGGCTGGAGATGGTTTGGTGGAGCTGCGTAAACTCGAGGCTGCAGAGGACATTGCGTTCCAACTGTCCCGCTCTCGAAACGTTACCTACCTACCCTCAGGACAAGGCACGTTACTCCAGTTGCCCCAGTGA
- the si:busm1-163l24.3 gene encoding uncharacterized protein si:busm1-163l24.3 isoform X2 yields MSQMAELSRTVRVTGLPSELQQGALLDDKLCIHFQRGRNGGGEVVSVTTVKTPDFALVTFEESGVAQRVAATPQTLEVDGRSFNLTVKEHPGGSAQDQVIVNLSATVDLSRVSGGKRTLKSVQKSHPEVHMSLTSAPGLCSFIGSYSAVQAALAQLLGQNQLPQSATEKEPKHSPENRPSPPTPSPRTQVIRDQSRSQKDKKERPLVEKHTSLQRDVTPGGHEWELQGATASPTDSEEDFSLIVDADTFQYLQKCCREEYHQILRKHGVAVVDYTHQGLTTLLFQVASGDGVNERERLKNAKTEISQLYEENQANICRDKLFKSMLPNSVGLKTAIDELSGKFSKLFFSEDEQNVFLIGGREEVAEAKTFLLLYDYNKEDKTELTSPRRFQDSWPRNETKAPVASPGVLESNGIDKDEEHVKLDGSSKVKLAAQFKDPHIAPIGSKTSDFTVRGHSQLGNKKRQGPMLAYDVLSEANRTAYVNAQNTGGDILFKSMNATMQNANLADTRPKTTNANANASPIQADSLDAQSQTKTGSSLRRASSLSRVTQKKDQENSPKTDLETGKARGRSSSFTGTELNAEIRVHSTMWFHIKEAYKPRIEELTSGIQLREISSAGDSVNVLLTGTSGAKVKACQDGLQKLVDSVSVDFIIVSLSLRELGIADPKDETLQVCCDEIRSRYKKISIVTTSDGLFLLGPQIMCSQVQNVLREIFAGAQVGLQDYSRPSTSAGSESFKNPPNENVGKVSGRDSPRKDPVTKEKVRRPAGLEGESQNVQESIRNANGSVTTRNDRTAREQTTAITGALTCLRCDKTGTTVKSTKCGWTLCSDCVRICHLQCKICEERTEEPREEPKKELRPQGVQGRMSYAPLPMSIPGFLKDPVVKITYCIPDGIQGGGDPSPGEPFKGGTFEAYLPDCEQTRRLLPRLKEAFRRGHTFTVIRGRVNWDAIPHKTSLHGGKPTGYPDSTYLSRLESILNAFGIP; encoded by the exons ATGAGTCAG ATGGCAGAGCTGAGCCGGACGGTCAGGGTGACGGGGCTGCCCTCAGAGctacagcagggggcgctgctgGACGACAAACTGTGCATTCACTTTCAGAGAGGCAgaaatggaggaggagaggtggtcTCTGTGACAACGGTCAAAACGCCGGACTTTGCACTTGTCACATTTGAGGAGAGTGGAG tGGCTCAGCGCGTGGCAGCGACTCCTCAGACTCTGGAGGTGGATGGGAGGAGTTTTAATCTGACGGTGAAGGAGCATCCAGGAGGCTCGGCCCAAGATCAG gtCATCGTGAATCTCTCAGCTACTGTTGACCTCAGCCGTGTCTCTGGGGGGAAGAGGACCCTGAAGAGCGTCCAGAAGAGCCACCCTGAGGTCCACATGAGCCTGACCTCTGCTCCGGGGCTCTGCTCGTTCATCGGGAGCTACTCGGCGGTGCAGGCGGCGTTAGCTCAGCTGCTCGGCCAAAACCAGCTCCCACAGAGTGCAACGGAAAAGGAGCCAAAACACAGCCCTGAAAACAGACCGAGTCCTCCCACACCTTCACCTCGCACTCAG GTAATACGGGACCAAAGCAGAAGCCAGAAGGACAAAAAGGAGCGCCCACTCGTAGAAAAACATACAAGTTTACAGAGAGACGTCACCCCTGGTGGTCATGAATGGGAACTACAAGGAGCTACAGCAAGTCCTACTGACTCCGAAGAGGATTTTTCCCTGATAGTCGACGCGGATACGTTTCAGTACTTGCAGAAATGCTGTAGAGAGGAATACCATCAGATCCTTAGGAAGCATGGGGTCGCAGTGGTGGACTATACACACcaagggctaaccactctgctattTCAGGTCGCTTCTGGGGACGGCGTGAACGAACGAGAACGCTTAAAGAACGCAAAGACTGAAATTAGCCAACTGTATGAAGAAAATCAGGCTAATATATGTCGGGACAAGCTTTTCAAATCAATGCTTCCCAATAGTGTAGGTCTTAAAACAGCAATTGACGAGTTGAGTGGGAAATTTTCAAAACTGTTTTTCAGCGAAGATGAACAAAATGTCTTCTTGATCGGAGGTAGGGAAGAAGTGGCAGAAGCAAAGACCTTTCTGCTCCTTTATGACTACAACAAGGAGGATAAAACTGAACTGACTAGTCCAAGGAGGTTTCAAGACTCTTGGCCTAGGAACGAAACAAAAGCCCCAGTTGCTAGCCCTGGGGTTCTGGAGAGTAATGGTATCGATAAAGATGAGGAGCACGTTAAGCTAGATGGATCTTCTAAGGTCAAGCTAGCGGCGCAGTTTAAAGACCCACACATAGCTCCTATAGGAAGCAAAACAAGTGATTTCACAGTGAGAGGGCATTCGCAGTTGGGTAACAAGAAACGCCAAGGCCCCATGCTAGCTTACGATGTGCTGTCCGAAGCTAACAGAACCGCCTACGTGAATGCACAAAACACAGGTGGAGATATACTTTTTAAGAGCATGAATGCCACTatgcaaaatgctaatttagcTGATACCAGACCCAAAAcgactaatgctaatgctaatgctagtccTATCCAGGCTGATAGCTTAGATGCGCAATCGCAAACAAAAACTGGGTCAAGTTTAAGACGGGCAAGTAGTCTTTCAAGAGTTACGCAGAAAAAAGACCAGGAAAATTCACCAAAAACGGACTTGGAGACTGGCAAAGCTCGAGGCAGGTCGTCTAGTTTTACTGGCACAGAACTTAATGCAGAGATACGTGTTCATAGCACAATGTGGTTTCATATTAAAGAAGCCTACAAACCCAGAATCGAGGAGTTAACTTCAGGGATCCAACTTAGAGAAATAAGTTCGGCTGGAGATAGCGTTAATGTTCTTTTAACAGGAACGAGTGGGGCAAAGGTCAAAGCATGTCAGGATGGTTTGCAAAAGCTCGTAGATTCAGTCAGTGTTGATTTCATCATTGTGTCTCTTTCACTGCGAGAGCTTGGAATCGCGGATCCAAAAGATGAGACGTTACAAGTTTGTTGTGATGAAATTCGAAGCCGGTATAAAAAAATATCGATAGTAACTACCAGTGATGGTTTATTTCTCCTTGGGCCTCAAATTATGTGTTCTCAAGTTCAAAACGTGCTTCGTGAAATTTTTGCTGGCGCCCAAGTTGGACTACAGGACTACTCACGGCCTTCTACGTCAGCAGGGTCTGAAAGCTTTAAAAATCCACCAAATGAGAACGTTGGGAAGGTCAGTGGACGAGATTCACCGAGGAAAGATCCAGTTACTAAAGAAAAGGTGAGGAGGCCAGCGGGTTTGGAAGGAGAGAGCCAAAATGTGCAAGAATCCATCAGAAATGCCAATGGATCAGTGACAACTCGAAATGATAGAACAGCCAGAGAGCAGACCACAGCCATTACAGGAGCGTTAACGTGTTTAAGATGTGACAAAACAGGAACAACAGTGAAAAGCACCAAATGTGGGTGGACACTTTGTTCAGACTGTGTAAGAATCTGCCACCTCCAATGCAAGATATGCGAGGAGCGGACAGAGGAGCCCAGAGAGGAGCCGAAAAAGGAGCTGAGACCACAGGGAGTCCAGGGGCGGATGAGCTATGCCCCTCTCCCCATGAGTATACCAGGATTTTTGAAGGACCCTGTGGTCAAGATCACCTACTGCATTCCCGATGGGATCCAGGGG GGGGGTGATCCATCTCCCGGAGAGCCGTTTAAAGGAGGTACATTTGAGGCGTATCTCCCAGACTGTGAGCAGACACGACGGCTCCTGCCCCGGCTGAAGGAGGCCTTTAGGAGGGGGCACACCTTCACCGTGATCAGGGGCCGAGTCAATTGGGACGCGATCCCACATAAGACGAGCCTGCACGGGGGCAAGCCCAC gGGTTACCCAGACTCCACGTACCTGTCCCGCTTGGAGAGTATACTGAACGCCTTTGGGATCCCGTAG
- the si:busm1-163l24.3 gene encoding uncharacterized protein si:busm1-163l24.3 isoform X1 yields MSQQMAELSRTVRVTGLPSELQQGALLDDKLCIHFQRGRNGGGEVVSVTTVKTPDFALVTFEESGVAQRVAATPQTLEVDGRSFNLTVKEHPGGSAQDQVIVNLSATVDLSRVSGGKRTLKSVQKSHPEVHMSLTSAPGLCSFIGSYSAVQAALAQLLGQNQLPQSATEKEPKHSPENRPSPPTPSPRTQVIRDQSRSQKDKKERPLVEKHTSLQRDVTPGGHEWELQGATASPTDSEEDFSLIVDADTFQYLQKCCREEYHQILRKHGVAVVDYTHQGLTTLLFQVASGDGVNERERLKNAKTEISQLYEENQANICRDKLFKSMLPNSVGLKTAIDELSGKFSKLFFSEDEQNVFLIGGREEVAEAKTFLLLYDYNKEDKTELTSPRRFQDSWPRNETKAPVASPGVLESNGIDKDEEHVKLDGSSKVKLAAQFKDPHIAPIGSKTSDFTVRGHSQLGNKKRQGPMLAYDVLSEANRTAYVNAQNTGGDILFKSMNATMQNANLADTRPKTTNANANASPIQADSLDAQSQTKTGSSLRRASSLSRVTQKKDQENSPKTDLETGKARGRSSSFTGTELNAEIRVHSTMWFHIKEAYKPRIEELTSGIQLREISSAGDSVNVLLTGTSGAKVKACQDGLQKLVDSVSVDFIIVSLSLRELGIADPKDETLQVCCDEIRSRYKKISIVTTSDGLFLLGPQIMCSQVQNVLREIFAGAQVGLQDYSRPSTSAGSESFKNPPNENVGKVSGRDSPRKDPVTKEKVRRPAGLEGESQNVQESIRNANGSVTTRNDRTAREQTTAITGALTCLRCDKTGTTVKSTKCGWTLCSDCVRICHLQCKICEERTEEPREEPKKELRPQGVQGRMSYAPLPMSIPGFLKDPVVKITYCIPDGIQGGGDPSPGEPFKGGTFEAYLPDCEQTRRLLPRLKEAFRRGHTFTVIRGRVNWDAIPHKTSLHGGKPTGYPDSTYLSRLESILNAFGIP; encoded by the exons ATGAGTCAG CAGATGGCAGAGCTGAGCCGGACGGTCAGGGTGACGGGGCTGCCCTCAGAGctacagcagggggcgctgctgGACGACAAACTGTGCATTCACTTTCAGAGAGGCAgaaatggaggaggagaggtggtcTCTGTGACAACGGTCAAAACGCCGGACTTTGCACTTGTCACATTTGAGGAGAGTGGAG tGGCTCAGCGCGTGGCAGCGACTCCTCAGACTCTGGAGGTGGATGGGAGGAGTTTTAATCTGACGGTGAAGGAGCATCCAGGAGGCTCGGCCCAAGATCAG gtCATCGTGAATCTCTCAGCTACTGTTGACCTCAGCCGTGTCTCTGGGGGGAAGAGGACCCTGAAGAGCGTCCAGAAGAGCCACCCTGAGGTCCACATGAGCCTGACCTCTGCTCCGGGGCTCTGCTCGTTCATCGGGAGCTACTCGGCGGTGCAGGCGGCGTTAGCTCAGCTGCTCGGCCAAAACCAGCTCCCACAGAGTGCAACGGAAAAGGAGCCAAAACACAGCCCTGAAAACAGACCGAGTCCTCCCACACCTTCACCTCGCACTCAG GTAATACGGGACCAAAGCAGAAGCCAGAAGGACAAAAAGGAGCGCCCACTCGTAGAAAAACATACAAGTTTACAGAGAGACGTCACCCCTGGTGGTCATGAATGGGAACTACAAGGAGCTACAGCAAGTCCTACTGACTCCGAAGAGGATTTTTCCCTGATAGTCGACGCGGATACGTTTCAGTACTTGCAGAAATGCTGTAGAGAGGAATACCATCAGATCCTTAGGAAGCATGGGGTCGCAGTGGTGGACTATACACACcaagggctaaccactctgctattTCAGGTCGCTTCTGGGGACGGCGTGAACGAACGAGAACGCTTAAAGAACGCAAAGACTGAAATTAGCCAACTGTATGAAGAAAATCAGGCTAATATATGTCGGGACAAGCTTTTCAAATCAATGCTTCCCAATAGTGTAGGTCTTAAAACAGCAATTGACGAGTTGAGTGGGAAATTTTCAAAACTGTTTTTCAGCGAAGATGAACAAAATGTCTTCTTGATCGGAGGTAGGGAAGAAGTGGCAGAAGCAAAGACCTTTCTGCTCCTTTATGACTACAACAAGGAGGATAAAACTGAACTGACTAGTCCAAGGAGGTTTCAAGACTCTTGGCCTAGGAACGAAACAAAAGCCCCAGTTGCTAGCCCTGGGGTTCTGGAGAGTAATGGTATCGATAAAGATGAGGAGCACGTTAAGCTAGATGGATCTTCTAAGGTCAAGCTAGCGGCGCAGTTTAAAGACCCACACATAGCTCCTATAGGAAGCAAAACAAGTGATTTCACAGTGAGAGGGCATTCGCAGTTGGGTAACAAGAAACGCCAAGGCCCCATGCTAGCTTACGATGTGCTGTCCGAAGCTAACAGAACCGCCTACGTGAATGCACAAAACACAGGTGGAGATATACTTTTTAAGAGCATGAATGCCACTatgcaaaatgctaatttagcTGATACCAGACCCAAAAcgactaatgctaatgctaatgctagtccTATCCAGGCTGATAGCTTAGATGCGCAATCGCAAACAAAAACTGGGTCAAGTTTAAGACGGGCAAGTAGTCTTTCAAGAGTTACGCAGAAAAAAGACCAGGAAAATTCACCAAAAACGGACTTGGAGACTGGCAAAGCTCGAGGCAGGTCGTCTAGTTTTACTGGCACAGAACTTAATGCAGAGATACGTGTTCATAGCACAATGTGGTTTCATATTAAAGAAGCCTACAAACCCAGAATCGAGGAGTTAACTTCAGGGATCCAACTTAGAGAAATAAGTTCGGCTGGAGATAGCGTTAATGTTCTTTTAACAGGAACGAGTGGGGCAAAGGTCAAAGCATGTCAGGATGGTTTGCAAAAGCTCGTAGATTCAGTCAGTGTTGATTTCATCATTGTGTCTCTTTCACTGCGAGAGCTTGGAATCGCGGATCCAAAAGATGAGACGTTACAAGTTTGTTGTGATGAAATTCGAAGCCGGTATAAAAAAATATCGATAGTAACTACCAGTGATGGTTTATTTCTCCTTGGGCCTCAAATTATGTGTTCTCAAGTTCAAAACGTGCTTCGTGAAATTTTTGCTGGCGCCCAAGTTGGACTACAGGACTACTCACGGCCTTCTACGTCAGCAGGGTCTGAAAGCTTTAAAAATCCACCAAATGAGAACGTTGGGAAGGTCAGTGGACGAGATTCACCGAGGAAAGATCCAGTTACTAAAGAAAAGGTGAGGAGGCCAGCGGGTTTGGAAGGAGAGAGCCAAAATGTGCAAGAATCCATCAGAAATGCCAATGGATCAGTGACAACTCGAAATGATAGAACAGCCAGAGAGCAGACCACAGCCATTACAGGAGCGTTAACGTGTTTAAGATGTGACAAAACAGGAACAACAGTGAAAAGCACCAAATGTGGGTGGACACTTTGTTCAGACTGTGTAAGAATCTGCCACCTCCAATGCAAGATATGCGAGGAGCGGACAGAGGAGCCCAGAGAGGAGCCGAAAAAGGAGCTGAGACCACAGGGAGTCCAGGGGCGGATGAGCTATGCCCCTCTCCCCATGAGTATACCAGGATTTTTGAAGGACCCTGTGGTCAAGATCACCTACTGCATTCCCGATGGGATCCAGGGG GGGGGTGATCCATCTCCCGGAGAGCCGTTTAAAGGAGGTACATTTGAGGCGTATCTCCCAGACTGTGAGCAGACACGACGGCTCCTGCCCCGGCTGAAGGAGGCCTTTAGGAGGGGGCACACCTTCACCGTGATCAGGGGCCGAGTCAATTGGGACGCGATCCCACATAAGACGAGCCTGCACGGGGGCAAGCCCAC gGGTTACCCAGACTCCACGTACCTGTCCCGCTTGGAGAGTATACTGAACGCCTTTGGGATCCCGTAG